Proteins encoded together in one Deinococcus irradiatisoli window:
- a CDS encoding four-helix bundle copper-binding protein encodes MTHLQNQAVQDCIDACLACLRACEECASACLNEDNVKMMAECIRRDRDCADLCALTARLLLRGSVLNAAALCAEACARCAEECEQHDHEHCRRCAEACRACEAACRTLEVGA; translated from the coding sequence ATGACCCACCTCCAGAATCAAGCGGTTCAGGACTGTATCGACGCCTGCCTGGCTTGCCTGCGGGCCTGCGAGGAGTGCGCTTCGGCCTGCCTGAACGAGGACAACGTCAAGATGATGGCCGAGTGCATTCGCCGCGACCGCGACTGCGCCGATCTGTGTGCCCTGACCGCCCGCCTGCTGCTGCGCGGCAGCGTCCTGAACGCGGCGGCGCTGTGTGCCGAGGCCTGTGCCCGCTGCGCCGAGGAATGCGAGCAGCACGACCACGAGCACTGCCGCCGCTGCGCCGAGGCCTGCCGGGCCTGCGAGGCCGCCTGCCGCACCCTGGAGGTGGGCGCCTGA
- a CDS encoding heparan-alpha-glucosaminide N-acetyltransferase domain-containing protein — protein MPAETALTASAANQVGAGPLTRPRRLVALDGWRGLTILLMLLVNNVALGRYTPAQLVHAAWDGGLTLTDLVFPWFLFCAGAALPFSLGSGAGERWWPDRATVSKLVQRAVPLYLVGALLTSVENQAPTWGLGVLQLIALASLCAGLLTRLPARWRLGAALALLLAYRLFLLSAPFTESDNAVQRLNALFLSAIGLRGLTSVVPATALVLLGSVAAQPLKNRSREIPLLLGLGAALTLSGWLLADTLGFNKSVWTPCYILYSAGLGTLGLLTLYLIGDTQRGRFDWLLSPLTVAGRNSLFAYVAPILLKLWILNVWQVGWTGERRSILASLLVLAQRQFGIQAGGWLYSLGYVAAVWLALWVLARRNFIWKL, from the coding sequence GTGCCCGCCGAAACGGCCCTGACCGCGTCGGCAGCCAATCAGGTCGGCGCCGGGCCGCTGACCCGCCCCCGGCGGCTGGTGGCGCTCGACGGGTGGCGCGGCCTGACCATTTTGCTGATGCTGCTGGTCAACAACGTCGCACTGGGGCGCTACACGCCGGCGCAGCTCGTTCACGCGGCCTGGGACGGCGGGCTCACGCTGACCGATCTGGTGTTTCCCTGGTTCCTCTTCTGCGCCGGGGCGGCCCTGCCGTTCTCGCTGGGCAGTGGGGCGGGCGAGCGCTGGTGGCCGGACCGGGCCACCGTTTCCAAGCTCGTCCAGCGCGCCGTGCCGCTGTATCTGGTGGGGGCGCTGCTGACCAGCGTGGAAAATCAGGCGCCCACCTGGGGCCTGGGCGTGCTGCAACTCATCGCCCTGGCCTCGCTGTGCGCCGGTCTGCTCACCCGTCTGCCGGCCCGCTGGCGGCTGGGCGCGGCGCTGGCGTTGCTGCTGGCCTACCGGCTCTTTTTGCTCAGCGCGCCGTTTACCGAAAGCGACAATGCCGTGCAGCGCCTCAACGCCCTGTTTCTCAGCGCCATCGGGCTGCGCGGCCTGACCTCGGTGGTGCCGGCCACCGCCCTGGTGCTGCTCGGCAGCGTGGCGGCCCAGCCGCTCAAGAACCGCTCGCGCGAAATTCCGCTGCTCCTGGGGCTCGGCGCGGCCCTGACGCTCTCCGGCTGGCTGCTGGCCGACACCCTGGGCTTCAACAAATCGGTGTGGACGCCGTGCTACATCCTGTACTCGGCGGGCCTGGGCACACTGGGGCTGCTGACCCTCTACCTCATCGGCGATACCCAGCGCGGCCGCTTCGACTGGCTGCTCAGCCCGCTGACGGTGGCGGGGCGCAATTCGCTGTTCGCCTACGTCGCGCCGATTCTGCTCAAGCTGTGGATCTTGAACGTCTGGCAGGTCGGCTGGACCGGGGAGCGGCGCAGCATTCTGGCCTCGCTGCTGGTGCTGGCGCAGCGGCAGTTCGGGATTCAGGCGGGCGGCTGGCTCTACAGCCTCGGCTACGTCGCCGCCGTCTGGCTGGCGCTGTGGGTGCTGGCGCGGCGAAACTTCATCTGGAAACTGTGA
- a CDS encoding CAP domain-containing protein produces the protein MRKGLWGLLALTWLGQAQAVGSESALLSGVNALRAQGIRCAGTPRPRSAPLTFMSAQAAAARVQASYMAQTGRISHTGAGGTSPRVRAASAGVRGSSMSEIIYLSPGLNAQQAVNWWRNSAVHCFAMTDPRYTKAGMSIVRGARGTAYVMVLSN, from the coding sequence ATGAGAAAAGGCTTGTGGGGGCTGCTGGCGCTGACCTGGCTGGGGCAGGCGCAGGCGGTCGGCTCGGAATCGGCGCTGCTTTCCGGCGTGAACGCGCTGCGCGCCCAGGGTATTCGCTGCGCCGGTACGCCACGTCCGCGCAGCGCGCCGCTGACCTTCATGTCGGCGCAGGCGGCCGCAGCCCGCGTTCAGGCGTCGTACATGGCCCAGACCGGGCGCATCAGCCACACTGGGGCCGGCGGCACCTCGCCCAGGGTGCGGGCCGCCTCGGCCGGCGTGCGCGGCAGCAGCATGAGCGAGATCATCTACCTGAGCCCCGGCCTGAACGCCCAGCAGGCGGTGAACTGGTGGCGCAACTCGGCGGTGCACTGCTTTGCCATGACCGATCCGCGCTACACCAAGGCCGGCATGAGCATCGTGCGCGGCGCGCGCGGGACAGCCTACGTGATGGTACTGAGCAACTGA
- the rplI gene encoding 50S ribosomal protein L9, whose protein sequence is MQIILLEPGRLGQVGEVVDVKAGYARNFLIPQGMALPANQSNLKSLEARIKSRNKVLAQEKKDAENLAERMKDLSVELSVKAGEGKIYGAVTHADVADALAKQGFDVDRRKLDMPKAVKDIGEYEVSYRAHPEVSVPFKLIVHAQK, encoded by the coding sequence ATGCAGATTATTTTGCTCGAACCCGGCCGTTTGGGGCAGGTGGGTGAAGTCGTAGACGTCAAGGCCGGCTACGCCCGCAACTTCCTGATTCCCCAGGGCATGGCGCTGCCCGCCAACCAAAGCAACCTCAAGAGCCTGGAAGCGCGCATCAAGTCGCGCAACAAAGTGCTCGCGCAGGAAAAGAAAGACGCCGAGAACCTCGCCGAGCGCATGAAGGACCTCAGCGTGGAGCTGAGTGTCAAGGCCGGCGAAGGCAAGATCTACGGCGCCGTGACCCACGCCGACGTGGCCGACGCCCTTGCCAAGCAGGGCTTCGACGTCGACCGCCGCAAACTCGACATGCCCAAGGCGGTCAAGGACATCGGCGAGTACGAGGTGAGCTACCGCGCCCACCCCGAAGTCAGCGTGCCGTTCAAGCTGATCGTTCACGCCCAGAAGTAA
- a CDS encoding amidase codes for MPSALLRCAARELARLIASGEVSSAEVVELHLEQLEALKPLNALAYTDPAAVRREARQRDRQRAAGEALGPLHGVPFTVKDWLDVAGWPCAGAELKFRHRRPDQDASAVGRLRAAGGVVLGKTAVLAESEVYGRVHHPHDPRLSPGGSSSGEAVLIAACGSPLGLGSDSGGSIRQPAAYCGVAGLKPTPGRVPLTGHFPRINPLADPRTVIGPLARRVADLGLALKLIMGEDGHDPSAVPATLGDIPAPIEGLRVAYHHTLPDTAVDPQIVQAVRWAAQTLANAGCHVREEAPPGQTEAMRLTRQYWARPESSSWDEWQPDGAVSSLSADEVERHLFDWDVYRRRLLAFMHSADVLLLPVAENLAAPHGREGGVDFTAPYSLAGLPAVTVPVGRSPEGLPIGVQVVARAWREDVALGAAQVLEDAYAGAGSG; via the coding sequence ATGCCTTCCGCCCTGCTGCGCTGCGCGGCCCGCGAACTGGCCCGTCTCATCGCCAGCGGTGAGGTGTCCAGCGCGGAAGTGGTCGAACTTCACCTCGAACAACTCGAAGCCCTCAAGCCGCTGAATGCGCTGGCGTACACCGATCCGGCGGCGGTGCGCCGCGAGGCCCGGCAGCGTGACCGCCAGCGCGCGGCCGGTGAAGCGCTCGGTCCTCTGCACGGCGTGCCGTTCACCGTCAAGGACTGGCTCGACGTGGCCGGCTGGCCGTGTGCCGGCGCGGAACTGAAATTCAGACACCGCCGCCCCGACCAGGACGCCAGCGCCGTGGGGCGTCTGAGGGCAGCCGGCGGCGTGGTGCTGGGCAAAACGGCGGTGCTGGCCGAGAGTGAGGTGTACGGCCGGGTGCATCATCCCCATGACCCCCGGCTCAGCCCCGGCGGTTCCAGCAGCGGCGAGGCCGTGTTGATCGCCGCTTGCGGCTCGCCACTGGGCCTGGGCAGCGATTCGGGTGGCTCGATTCGTCAGCCGGCGGCGTACTGCGGGGTGGCGGGCCTCAAACCCACGCCGGGCCGGGTGCCGCTCACCGGGCACTTCCCACGCATCAACCCGCTGGCCGACCCCCGAACCGTGATCGGACCGCTGGCGCGCCGCGTCGCCGATCTGGGGCTGGCCCTGAAGCTGATCATGGGTGAGGACGGCCACGACCCCAGCGCCGTACCGGCGACGCTGGGCGACATCCCCGCGCCAATCGAGGGTCTGCGGGTGGCCTACCACCACACGCTGCCGGACACCGCCGTGGACCCGCAGATCGTCCAGGCGGTGCGCTGGGCCGCCCAGACGCTGGCGAACGCCGGTTGCCACGTCCGCGAAGAAGCGCCGCCGGGCCAGACCGAGGCGATGCGCCTCACCCGGCAGTATTGGGCGCGGCCCGAGTCCTCCTCCTGGGACGAGTGGCAGCCCGACGGCGCGGTGTCGTCCCTCAGCGCCGACGAGGTCGAGCGCCACCTCTTCGACTGGGACGTGTACCGCCGCCGGCTGCTGGCGTTCATGCACAGCGCCGACGTGCTGCTGCTGCCGGTGGCCGAGAACCTGGCCGCGCCGCACGGTCGAGAAGGTGGGGTGGACTTCACCGCGCCCTACAGCCTGGCGGGGTTGCCGGCCGTCACGGTGCCGGTGGGCCGCAGCCCTGAGGGCCTGCCGATCGGCGTGCAGGTGGTGGCGCGGGCCTGGCGCGAGGACGTGGCCCTCGGCGCGGCGCAGGTGCTCGAAGACGCATACGCCGGGGCCGGGTCCGGGTAA
- a CDS encoding D-alanyl-D-alanine carboxypeptidase/D-alanyl-D-alanine-endopeptidase: MRSFLLMTLLLASPPAAGAEVTLSPVISPKVSALLQRPPSSLRLGLLVRDLSSGQILEASRPDELFVPASTMKLVSMAARLTQGGPDETHRVDVTAPAQAVAAKSAVLSHLTLRGGGDPSFSVSGAYSLAALARQLAARGVKEVGEVRLSGRLDSATWPALPLGTPVVSVRLSEEPGWNDTPDGYDQRVIRAFEGQLRAVGIQVKPGGTLGRRVGQAVSEGFGQVLEGAGTPGPALLDEAPVATVRSQPLIALIRRTLKPSDNVWAEQLAAALGTEGGREVATHAGMLAGMRTFLTRAGVQAAPLKLNDASGLSSADRLTPRTLVTVLQRMYDLPFTGLKTPLSPSDAFAQRKNLFIEALPRGGTGEASVQARDLGGTLASRFVGSGLDVRAKTGTLPGVSSLAGYVRGKSGHVLAFAIMVDQAKGNTLDVRAFQDKLLALIARLH, translated from the coding sequence GTGCGTTCTTTTCTTCTGATGACCTTGCTGCTCGCTTCTCCCCCGGCGGCCGGCGCGGAGGTCACGCTCAGCCCGGTCATCAGCCCCAAAGTCTCGGCGCTGCTCCAGCGGCCGCCCAGCAGCCTGCGCCTGGGCCTGCTGGTGCGCGACCTGAGCAGCGGGCAGATTCTGGAAGCCTCGCGCCCCGACGAACTGTTCGTGCCGGCCTCCACCATGAAGCTCGTCAGCATGGCCGCCCGCCTGACCCAGGGCGGTCCCGATGAGACTCACCGGGTGGACGTGACGGCCCCGGCCCAGGCAGTCGCCGCGAAGTCGGCGGTGCTCAGCCACCTGACCCTGCGCGGCGGCGGCGATCCGAGTTTCAGCGTGAGCGGCGCCTACTCGCTGGCGGCGCTGGCCCGGCAACTGGCGGCGCGGGGCGTCAAGGAAGTCGGCGAGGTGCGCCTAAGCGGCCGGCTCGACAGCGCGACCTGGCCGGCCCTGCCGCTCGGCACACCGGTCGTCTCGGTACGGCTGAGCGAGGAACCCGGCTGGAACGACACCCCGGACGGGTACGACCAGCGGGTGATCCGAGCTTTCGAGGGCCAGCTGCGGGCGGTGGGCATCCAGGTGAAGCCGGGCGGCACGCTAGGCCGCCGGGTGGGTCAGGCCGTGTCCGAGGGGTTCGGCCAGGTGCTGGAGGGCGCCGGAACGCCCGGCCCTGCGCTGCTGGACGAGGCTCCGGTCGCCACCGTTCGCAGCCAGCCGCTGATCGCGCTGATCCGGCGCACCCTCAAGCCCAGCGACAACGTCTGGGCCGAGCAACTGGCCGCCGCTCTGGGCACCGAAGGCGGCCGCGAGGTCGCCACCCACGCCGGCATGCTGGCGGGCATGCGGACCTTTCTGACCCGGGCCGGGGTCCAGGCGGCGCCGCTGAAACTCAACGACGCCTCGGGCCTGTCCTCGGCCGACCGCCTGACGCCGCGCACGCTGGTCACGGTATTGCAGCGGATGTACGACCTGCCGTTCACCGGACTCAAGACGCCGCTGTCACCCAGTGATGCCTTCGCCCAGCGCAAGAACCTCTTCATCGAGGCCCTGCCGCGCGGCGGGACCGGCGAGGCCAGCGTCCAGGCCCGCGACCTCGGCGGCACCCTGGCGTCGCGCTTCGTGGGCAGCGGTCTGGATGTGCGCGCCAAAACCGGCACCCTGCCGGGCGTGTCGAGTTTGGCCGGGTACGTGCGCGGCAAATCGGGGCATGTGCTGGCCTTTGCCATCATGGTGGATCAGGCCAAGGGCAATACCCTCGACGTACGGGCGTTCCAGGACAAACTGCTGGCCCTGATCGCCCGGCTGCATTGA
- a CDS encoding MFS transporter has translation MLWTRLATALRFIALLMISEFVRAGLIVAFLPLVAGRLGLSSAQVGSLVGAHYLMDALAKGPVGLVTQRLGVGGALVGSTLLGFAVLLSLLAGAAFWPLLVLAAAWGVFYAALWPSVMAASQQYARPGYQARALSVTNLSVAPGIALGTLGVGQLMLRSPTQVPALLLWLQGAALLLALSLARQRLESPAVTERWNAQWRRVAALLPAAFAQMLAPGLMVTLFYPLLRRLNLTLGDLLGPAVLGGLCLLGALLLAGRLADKLSPRAVLGPGLLLLAATFGLAGWSAELLTRWLWPLCALIGLGYGTFVAGWNGLVGQTLPPQQRAAAWGVVMATEALGYSLGPVLGGALWASGGVRVFWLGGGVFLLAQLYYALSSKRLTGEEQRPAEVAEK, from the coding sequence GTGCTCTGGACCCGCCTTGCCACCGCTCTGCGCTTTATCGCGCTGCTGATGATCAGCGAGTTCGTGCGGGCGGGCCTGATCGTGGCGTTTTTGCCGCTGGTGGCCGGGCGGCTGGGGCTGAGCAGCGCCCAGGTGGGCAGCCTTGTCGGCGCGCATTACCTGATGGACGCGCTTGCCAAAGGGCCGGTGGGGCTGGTGACGCAGCGCCTGGGCGTGGGCGGCGCGCTGGTCGGCAGCACGCTGCTGGGCTTCGCGGTGCTGCTCAGCTTGCTTGCCGGGGCGGCGTTCTGGCCGCTGCTGGTGCTGGCCGCCGCCTGGGGCGTGTTCTACGCGGCGCTGTGGCCCAGCGTGATGGCGGCCTCGCAGCAGTACGCCCGGCCCGGTTATCAAGCGCGGGCGCTGTCGGTCACCAACCTCAGCGTCGCGCCGGGCATCGCGCTGGGCACGCTGGGGGTGGGCCAGCTGATGCTGCGCTCGCCGACGCAGGTGCCGGCGCTGCTGCTGTGGCTGCAGGGCGCGGCGCTGCTGCTGGCCCTCAGCCTGGCGCGCCAGCGCCTGGAGAGCCCGGCGGTGACCGAGCGCTGGAACGCCCAGTGGCGGCGTGTGGCGGCGCTTTTGCCGGCCGCCTTCGCGCAGATGCTGGCGCCGGGGCTGATGGTCACGCTGTTTTACCCGCTGCTGCGGCGCCTGAACCTGACGTTGGGGGACCTGCTGGGGCCGGCGGTGCTGGGCGGCCTGTGCCTGCTCGGCGCGCTGCTGCTGGCCGGACGCCTGGCCGACAAGCTCAGCCCGCGCGCGGTGCTGGGACCGGGCCTGCTGCTGCTGGCCGCCACTTTCGGGCTGGCCGGCTGGTCGGCCGAGCTGCTGACCCGCTGGCTGTGGCCGCTGTGCGCCCTGATCGGGCTGGGCTACGGCACCTTCGTGGCCGGTTGGAACGGGCTGGTGGGCCAGACGTTGCCGCCGCAGCAGCGCGCCGCCGCCTGGGGCGTGGTGATGGCGACCGAGGCGCTGGGCTACTCGCTGGGGCCGGTGCTGGGCGGCGCCCTGTGGGCCAGCGGCGGGGTGCGGGTGTTCTGGCTGGGCGGCGGGGTGTTTTTGCTGGCGCAGCTGTACTACGCCCTCTCCAGCAAGCGCCTGACGGGGGAGGAACAGCGCCCCGCCGAGGTGGCCGAGAAGTGA
- a CDS encoding type IV pilus twitching motility protein PilT produces MTFGPDITDILRIAAENNASDVILTVGRPPQFKINGVYGSQDMGELSATDTRRLMYSMMNDKQQRQFEDKRELDFSFALGEQARFRVNTFMQRGYVGGVMRLIPTKIKSVQDLGLPQTVIDIANAPRGLVLVTGPTGSGKSTTLAAMLDFINANKKLHIVTIEDPIEFMHQHKQSIINQREVGGDTFSFDNALRAVLRQAPDVILVGEMRDYETIKAAVTAAETGHLVMGTLHTNSAPESIDRIVDVFPEEQQAQIRVQLANNLVAVMTQQLIPRLDGGRVLAYELLVATPAVRALIREGKTYQIVSVMQTSSREGMVTMDAFLAGLYRRRIISHDAGMERAVDAKEFARLASDPGGGNPNAVPSAGLSNSYNGSATPQNRPAAGREAVGTAYSADPRPGGEKFGRH; encoded by the coding sequence ATGACCTTTGGCCCCGACATCACCGACATTCTGCGGATCGCCGCCGAGAACAACGCCTCCGACGTCATCCTGACGGTGGGCCGGCCGCCGCAGTTCAAGATCAACGGCGTCTACGGCAGCCAGGACATGGGCGAACTGAGCGCCACCGACACCCGGCGGCTGATGTACAGCATGATGAACGACAAGCAGCAGCGCCAGTTCGAGGACAAGCGCGAGCTCGACTTTTCCTTCGCGCTGGGCGAGCAGGCACGCTTCCGCGTCAACACCTTCATGCAGCGCGGCTACGTCGGCGGCGTGATGCGACTGATTCCCACCAAGATCAAGAGCGTGCAGGACCTGGGGTTGCCACAGACGGTCATCGACATCGCCAACGCGCCGCGCGGCCTGGTGCTGGTCACCGGGCCCACCGGCTCGGGCAAGTCCACCACCCTGGCGGCGATGCTCGATTTCATTAACGCCAACAAGAAGCTGCACATCGTGACCATCGAAGACCCGATCGAGTTCATGCACCAGCACAAGCAGAGCATCATCAACCAGCGCGAGGTGGGCGGCGACACCTTCAGCTTCGACAACGCCCTGCGCGCGGTGCTGCGCCAGGCCCCCGACGTGATTCTGGTGGGCGAAATGCGCGACTACGAGACCATCAAGGCCGCCGTGACCGCCGCCGAGACCGGGCACCTGGTGATGGGCACCCTGCACACCAACTCGGCGCCAGAATCCATCGACCGCATCGTTGACGTGTTTCCCGAAGAACAGCAGGCCCAGATCCGGGTGCAGCTGGCCAACAACCTGGTCGCGGTGATGACCCAGCAGCTCATTCCGCGCCTCGACGGCGGCCGGGTGCTGGCCTACGAACTACTGGTCGCCACCCCGGCGGTGCGCGCGCTGATCCGCGAGGGCAAGACCTACCAGATCGTCTCGGTGATGCAGACCAGTTCGCGCGAGGGCATGGTCACCATGGACGCCTTCCTGGCAGGACTCTACCGCCGACGCATCATCAGCCACGACGCGGGCATGGAGCGGGCGGTGGACGCCAAGGAATTCGCCCGGCTGGCCAGCGATCCCGGCGGCGGCAACCCCAACGCGGTGCCCAGCGCGGGCCTGAGCAATTCCTACAACGGCTCGGCCACGCCGCAAAACCGCCCGGCGGCCGGCCGGGAAGCGGTGGGCACCGCCTACAGCGCCGACCCCCGGCCCGGCGGCGAGAAATTCGGCCGGCACTGA
- a CDS encoding polysaccharide deacetylase family protein: MRKRGAVLVWAALLGGAAAQTPTPVPAHPLRLPGEVQPIAPGTRRARPIPELTLVPPMPQVRRIQYLSNGHIEVAGAVVLLSAAEVPQARKLAATVVSRALLARPSLNEVDVSVYNKAGYGGFGGPLPILTLSAPRARLQDVAAWAAGGRYERAWEAQGSAPPTVGSGDSIADKVLERTINFFGDVNQRLEDGRLRAASRAAGGLQDGLLYGGSALRPVAALTFDDAPHPMFEPLLLDLLRRGQVKATFFVIGRNARAYPYFVRDMVQQGHEVGNHTYHHVRLPPLPLSQAITELDLTNQVLRSITGQPVKYFRPPGGDYTPQTLDAARALGLSTVFWTDDPADFQNPGDTVLESRFDSKLHPGGIVLLHDNAQQTLDVFGSFLAFAKKRGVTLTSIGEMLAGKRPPAAPDVDKLAPGH; encoded by the coding sequence GTGAGAAAGCGCGGGGCCGTTCTGGTCTGGGCCGCGCTGCTCGGCGGAGCGGCGGCGCAGACGCCCACGCCGGTGCCGGCCCATCCGCTGCGGCTGCCCGGCGAGGTGCAGCCGATCGCGCCCGGCACCCGCCGCGCCCGGCCGATCCCGGAGCTGACCCTGGTGCCGCCGATGCCGCAGGTGCGCCGCATCCAGTACCTCAGCAACGGCCATATCGAGGTGGCCGGGGCGGTGGTGCTGCTCTCGGCGGCGGAAGTGCCGCAGGCGCGCAAACTCGCCGCGACGGTGGTGTCCCGCGCGCTGCTCGCCCGCCCCAGCTTGAACGAGGTGGACGTCAGCGTCTACAACAAGGCCGGCTACGGCGGCTTCGGCGGCCCGCTGCCAATCCTGACCCTCAGCGCGCCGCGCGCCCGCTTGCAGGACGTGGCGGCCTGGGCGGCCGGCGGCCGCTACGAGCGGGCCTGGGAAGCGCAGGGCAGCGCGCCGCCGACGGTGGGCAGCGGCGACAGCATCGCCGATAAAGTGCTGGAACGGACCATCAACTTCTTCGGCGACGTCAACCAGCGCCTCGAGGACGGTCGCTTGCGCGCCGCCAGCCGGGCAGCGGGCGGCCTCCAGGATGGCCTGCTCTACGGCGGCAGCGCCCTGCGACCCGTCGCCGCCCTGACCTTCGACGACGCGCCGCACCCGATGTTCGAGCCGCTGCTGCTCGATCTGCTGCGCCGGGGACAGGTCAAGGCCACCTTCTTCGTGATCGGGCGCAACGCCCGCGCTTACCCGTATTTCGTGCGCGACATGGTGCAGCAGGGCCACGAGGTCGGCAACCACACCTACCACCATGTCCGGCTGCCGCCGCTGCCGCTGAGCCAGGCGATCACGGAGCTCGACCTCACCAACCAGGTGCTGCGCTCGATTACCGGGCAGCCGGTGAAGTATTTCCGCCCGCCCGGCGGCGACTACACCCCGCAGACCCTCGACGCGGCGCGGGCGCTGGGCCTGAGCACCGTGTTCTGGACCGACGACCCGGCCGATTTTCAGAATCCCGGCGATACGGTGCTCGAAAGCCGGTTCGACAGCAAGCTGCACCCCGGCGGCATCGTGCTGCTGCACGACAATGCCCAGCAGACCCTCGACGTGTTTGGCAGCTTCCTGGCCTTTGCCAAAAAGCGCGGCGTGACGCTGACCAGCATCGGCGAAATGCTCGCCGGCAAGCGACCACCGGCCGCGCCGGACGTTGACAAGCTTGCGCCGGGCCACTAA